One region of Cucurbita pepo subsp. pepo cultivar mu-cu-16 chromosome LG03, ASM280686v2, whole genome shotgun sequence genomic DNA includes:
- the LOC111790524 gene encoding uncharacterized protein LOC111790524 isoform X7, with translation MTQNQLIDSLTSHISLYHSTSGNFNRDPNPNPRSSILKWFSSLSVHQRQAHLTVVDFKFVQVLIQMVAEVRKRGHGFFILLPDIPSCDPLHLPSLCFKKSRGLLSRVSESSVSERMIFESSRLFGSREGDKLEECSCSLKNIDSLTVSEDFVSNVDKFVEAMDGVSNGAFLRGEGGDMASNWAELNWLKAKGYYSIEAFVANKLEVALRLSWMSLNNGKKRSVKVKEKASAIGMATNVFWRKKGCVDWWDKLDASSKEKILTAILGKSAKSLIHEILRWTSGLAEHEMGLFSAEWNRPFRYNCTISQPRSMLTSQADLHIDFNIIPAAHSGKPYLLTNIFRNLLVLQDIVTMVTSCLHDEYYKTNLFYSTLGSICAIPDCILRKLRELLMFTSLDCTKLELLGDGTSKSLPSKLREDLGASRRRKKGKSRKSQNPVLRACADDLSCNKFLKPQEFDKECAHKGREDIAESTTMSIMSKGNETCREISSDVSKTVHDDNTSVGKDQGTARRKKKHKSKNSCGNSRLVEIKPSVGPAVKFSSPFSSQDQVAELDNIIRKPSISSIKNDSSNNYESSTLNSSPLVPSIEPNSEYDSSQNIEVHEVSGLAKSVCQIGPGESQFPKGIIENQRLSSTLETSTSFMDCSVVPSHLPSLKLKTIVKSDVNVKGSVQTYELRDKSSLLDKLPRTIDVKEKVCLSRHQLSGDTCNTKALNSLKHSPYEWHGVASLYIPPFNSHLPPATDRLHLDVGHNWHNHFRRSFAPAMHQSRNSSVKGVCNPVMTRPVLMSLDWPPVLRSASGLASTMMSNHDIGFLTRRQSSFCQGFPTNSNQISTEDEYSGNLTDFPDLSNNQDLAEECDGNWISEEELEMHAVSGIDYNQYFGGGVMYWNPSDHHGTGFSRPPSLSSDDSSWAWREADMNRTVDDMVAFSSSYSNGLTSPTSTSFCSPSDPVGSGKQALGYVVQGSDLPNNMLHSSPTMKDTVTEEDAPRSSPNLPSDVEGKTGDSHSFPILRPIVVPSMSRERSRSEFCHGRDHKSPCIPPTRREQSRVKRPPSPVVLCVPRAPIPPPPSPVSDSRKQRGFPTVRSGSSSPRHWGVKGWYPDGTNMEEACLRIDGAEVVWPNWRNKSKSNCSTVQPLSLIAMSQIALDQEHLDVAFPLFPPTSGRSVKKESLSLIHSRLHDEIDSFCKHVAAENMAKKPYITWAVKRVTRSLQVLWPRSRTNIFGSNATGLSLPTSDVDLVVCLPPVRNLEPIKEAGILEGRNGIKETCLQHAARYLSNQEWVKSDSLKTVENTAIPIIMLVVEVPHDLIILPTSNMQSPKEESSAVSGKQDVNILNNMAGLEDSALPKCFEVNYDTSISTKSVRIDISFKTPSHTGLQTSELVKELTEQFPATIPLALVLKKFLADRSLDQSYSGGLSSYCLVLFIIRFLQHEHHLGRPINQNFGSLLMDFLYFFGNVFDSCQMRILIQGSRAYIKRERDTALILCILMILFSP, from the exons ATGACCCAGAACCAGCTTATCGACTCCCTTACATCCCATATCTCTCTCTACCACTCTACATCTGGTAATTTCAACCGTGATCCCAATCCCAATCCCAGGTCCTCGATCCTCAAATGGTTCTCTTCTCTCAGCGTCCACCAACGCCAAGCTCACCTCACGGTCGTTGATTTCAAATTCGTCCAAGTTCTCATCCAAATGGTGGCAGAAGTTCGGAAACGAGGACACGGTTTCTTCATCCTCCTGCCTGACATTCCCTCCTGCGACCCTCTGCACCTACCCAGCTTATGCTTTAAGAAGTCCCGCGGACTCTTGTCTCGTGTCTCCGAGTCCAGCGTGTCCGAAAGGATGATTTTCGAGTCCAGTCGACTATTCGGTTCCAGGGAAGGCGATAAGCTCGAGGAGTGTTCTTGTTCGTTAAAGAACATCGATTCTTTAACTGTAAGCGAGGATTTCGTCTCAAACGTGGACAAATTTGTCGAGGCAATGGACGGAGTTTCAAATGGGGCGTTTTTGAGAGGTGAAGGGGGTGACATGGCGTCCAATTGGGCTGAGTTAAATTGGTTAAAAGCGAAAGGATATTACAGTATCGAGGCCTTTGTGGCAAACAAGTTGGAGGTGGCTTTGAGACTCTCATGGATGAGCTTgaataatggaaaaaaaagatcGGTAAAGGTCAAAGAAAAGGCTAGCGCAATTGGCATGGCGACAAACGTGTTTTGGAGGAAGAAGGGATGCGTGGACTGGTGGGATAAATTGGATGCTTCgtcaaaggaaaaaatattgaCAGCAATTCTGGGAAAATCAGCAAAAAGTTTG ATACATGAGATTCTGAGATGGACTAGTGGACTTGCGGAGCATGAGATGGGGCTCTTTAGTGCGGAATGGAATAGACCGTTTAGGTACAATTGTACTATATCTCAACCAAGGTCCATGTTAACATCCCAAGCGGACCTGCATATTGACTTCAACATAATTCCAGCTGCCCATTCTGGAAAACCTTATTTGTTAACCAACATCTTTAGAAATTTGCTTGTGCTTCAGGACATTGTTACGATGGTAACATCGTGTCTTCATGATGAATACTACAAGACTAATCTATTTTATAGCACTTTGGGTTCTATCTGCGCCATCCCTGATtgtatattaagaaaattgcGGGAACTTCTTATGTTTACTTCACTTGATTGCACAAAACTTGAACTTCTAGGAGACGGGACTAGTAAGTCATTGCCTAGTAAATTAAGAGAGGATCTAGGTGCTTCCCGTCgaaggaaaaagggaaagagcCGGAAGTCGCAGAATCCTGTGCTGAGGGCATGCGCGGATGATTTATCATGCAATAAATTTCTGAAG CCTCAGGAATTTGACAAGGAGTGTGCTCATAAAGGGAGAGAAGATATAGCAGAATCCACAACTATGTCGATTATGTCGAAGGGAAATGAGACTTGTAGAGAAATTTCATCTGATGTATCTAAAACG GTACATGACGATAACACGAGTGTTGGAAAAGATCAAGGCACTGcaaggaggaagaaaaaacaCAAGAGTAAAAACTCTTGTGGGAACAGCAGATTAGTTGAAATAAAACCTTCTGTTGGGCCAGCCGTTAAATTTTCCTCTCCTTTTAGTTCTCAGGATCAGGTAGCAGAGTTGGATAATATAATCAGAAAACCTTCCATCTCAAGTATCAAGAATGATAGTTCAAATAATTATGAGAGTTCAACATTAAACTCAAGTCCTCTAGTTCCCTCTATCGAACCTAATAGCGAGTATGACAGTAGCCAAAATATTGAAGTACATGAAGTTTCTGGGTTAGCAAAATCTGTCTGCCAAATTGGTCCTGGAGAATCTCAGTTCCCAAAAGgaataattgaaaatcaaCGCTTATCATCTACTTTGGAAACTTCTACATCTTTTATGGATTGTAGTGTAGTACCTTCTCATTTGCCTTCATTAAAGCTAAAGACTATCGTCAAAAGTGATGTTAATGTGAAGGGTTCTGTGCAAACTTACGAATTAAGAGATAAATCATCTTTGTTGGATAAGCTTCCAAGAACCATTGATGTAAAGGAGAAAGTATGCTTATCTCGACATCAGCTTAGTGGTGATACTTGTAATACTAAGGCCTTGAATTCCTTGAAACATTCTCCCTATGAATGGCATGGTGTAGCTTCTTTGTATATCCCACCATTCAATTCACATCTCCCACCTGCTACTGATAGACTACATTTAGATGTTGGTCATAATTGGCACAACCATTTCCGTCGGTCTTTTGCACCTGCAATGCATCAATCAAGAAATTCTTCTGTTAAAGGTGTTTGTAATCCAGTTATGACTCGACCAGTGTTAATGAGTCTAGATTGGCCCCCAGTCTTACGGAGTGCTTCTGGCCTGGCTTCAACAATGATGTCAAATCATGATATTGGGTTTCTTACTAGGAGACAATCTTCTTTTTGTCAGGGGTTCCCCACTAACAGCAATCAAATTAGCACGGAAGATGAGTACTCTGGTAATCTCACTGATTTTCCTGATTTGTCAAACAATCAAGATCTAGCAGAGGAGTGTGATGGAAACTGGATATCGGAGGAAGAATTGGAAATGCATGCAGTTTCTGGGATAGACTATAATCAGTATTTTGGTGGTGGTGTAATGTACTGGAACCCTTCTGATCATCATGGGACAGGGTTCTCTCGACCTCCTTCTCTGAGTTCTGATGATAGCTCATGGGCTTGGCGTGAAGCTGACATGAACAGGACTGTTGATGATATGGttgctttctcttcttcttacaGTAATGGGTTGACTTCCCCAACTTCTACttcattttgttctccttctgATCCAGTGGGTTCTGGAAAGCAGGCTCTTGGTTATGTGGTTCAAGGGTCTGATCTACCTAACAACATGCTTCATTCCTCACCAACTATGAAAGACACGGTGACAGAGGAGGATGCTCCTAGATCTTCGCCAAATTTGCCCAGTGATGTTGAAGGGAAGACAGGCGACTCACATTCATTTCCGATCTTGCGCCCTATTGTTGTTCCAAGTATGTCAAGGGAAAGATCAAGATCTGAGTTCTGCCATGGTCGTGATCATAAAAGCCCATGTATCCCTCCCACTAGGAGAGAGCAATCTCGAGTAAAGCGTCCACCATCTCCAGTAGTTCTTTGTGTTCCACGGGCGCCAATACCACCTCCACCTTCTCCTGTAAGTGATTCCAGGAAGCAGAGAGGGTTTCCAACTGTTAGATCTGGTAGCTCAAGTCCAAGGCATTGGGGTGTGAAGGGTTGGTATCCTGATGGAACTAATATGGAAGAAGCATGCTTGCGTATTGATGGTGCTGAAGTAGTATGGCCTAATTGgagaaataaaagtaaatcTAATTGCTCGACAGTTCAACCTTTATCATTAATAGCAATGTCCCAGATAGCTCTCGATCAGGAACAT CTAGATGTTGCATTTCCTCTCTTTCCACCTACTAGTGGTCGCTCTGTAAAAAAGGAATCTCTTTCTTTGATCCATAGCCGCCTACATGATGAGATCGACTCTTTCTGCAAGCAT GTTGCTGCAGAAAACATGGCTAAGAAGCCTTACATCACTTGGGCTGTTAAACGGGTCACACGGTCCCTTCAAGTCTTATGGCCCAGGTCTAGGACAAACATTTTTGGTTCAAATGCAACTGGTTTGTCCCTCCCCACGAGTGATGTGGATCTTGTGGTTTGTCTGCCTCCAGTGAGAAATTTG GAACCTATTAAAGAAGCTGGGATCTTAGAGGGACGTAATGGTATCAAGGAGACCTGCCTTCAG CATGCTGCCAGATATCTTTCCAATCAGGAATGGGTAAAAAGTGATTCTTTAAAGACGGTGGAAAATACTGCT ATACCTATTATCATGCTTGTTGTTGAAGTTCCCCATGATCTCATTATTTTGCCCACGTCAAATATGCAATCACCTAAGGAGGAATCCTCTGCTGTATCTGGAAAACAAGATGTCAACATTCTCAATAATATGGCTGGTCTAGAAGATTCTGCATTGCCAAAATGTTTTGAGGTGAATTATGATACCTCTATTAGCACCAAGTCAGTTCGCattgacatcagtttcaagacTCCATCACATACAGGACTTCAAACTTCTGAGCTG GTTAAGGAGCTGACTGAACAATTTCCAGCTACTATACCTTTGGCTTTGGTACTGAAGAAATTTTTGGCAGATCGTAGTCTTGATCAGTCCTATTCTGGCGGTTTAAGTTCTTATTGTTTG
- the LOC111790524 gene encoding uncharacterized protein LOC111790524 isoform X8, with protein sequence MTQNQLIDSLTSHISLYHSTSGNFNRDPNPNPRSSILKWFSSLSVHQRQAHLTVVDFKFVQVLIQMVAEVRKRGHGFFILLPDIPSCDPLHLPSLCFKKSRGLLSRVSESSVSERMIFESSRLFGSREGDKLEECSCSLKNIDSLTVSEDFVSNVDKFVEAMDGVSNGAFLRGEGGDMASNWAELNWLKAKGYYSIEAFVANKLEVALRLSWMSLNNGKKRSVKVKEKASAIGMATNVFWRKKGCVDWWDKLDASSKEKILTAILGKSAKSLIHEILRWTSGLAEHEMGLFSAEWNRPFRYNCTISQPRSMLTSQADLHIDFNIIPAAHSGKPYLLTNIFRNLLVLQDIVTMVTSCLHDEYYKTNLFYSTLGSICAIPDCILRKLRELLMFTSLDCTKLELLGDGTSKSLPSKLREDLGASRRRKKGKSRKSQNPVLRACADDLSCNKFLKPQEFDKECAHKGREDIAESTTMSIMSKGNETCREISSDVSKTVHDDNTSVGKDQGTARRKKKHKSKNSCGNSRLVEIKPSVGPAVKFSSPFSSQDQVAELDNIIRKPSISSIKNDSSNNYESSTLNSSPLVPSIEPNSEYDSSQNIEVHEVSGLAKSVCQIGPGESQFPKGIIENQRLSSTLETSTSFMDCSVVPSHLPSLKLKTIVKSDVNVKGSVQTYELRDKSSLLDKLPRTIDVKEKVCLSRHQLSGDTCNTKALNSLKHSPYEWHGVASLYIPPFNSHLPPATDRLHLDVGHNWHNHFRRSFAPAMHQSRNSSVKGVCNPVMTRPVLMSLDWPPVLRSASGLASTMMSNHDIGFLTRRQSSFCQGFPTNSNQISTEDEYSGNLTDFPDLSNNQDLAEECDGNWISEEELEMHAVSGIDYNQYFGGGVMYWNPSDHHGTGFSRPPSLSSDDSSWAWREADMNRTVDDMVAFSSSYSNGLTSPTSTSFCSPSDPVGSGKQALGYVVQGSDLPNNMLHSSPTMKDTVTEEDAPRSSPNLPSDVEGKTGDSHSFPILRPIVVPSMSRERSRSEFCHGRDHKSPCIPPTRREQSRVKRPPSPVVLCVPRAPIPPPPSPVSDSRKQRGFPTVRSGSSSPRHWGVKGWYPDGTNMEEACLRIDGAEVVWPNWRNKSKSNCSTVQPLSLIAMSQIALDQEHLDVAFPLFPPTSGRSVKKESLSLIHSRLHDEIDSFCKHVAAENMAKKPYITWAVKRVTRSLQVLWPRSRTNIFGSNATGLSLPTSDVDLVVCLPPVRNLEPIKEAGILEGRNGIKETCLQHAARYLSNQEWVKSDSLKTVENTAIPIIMLVVEVPHDLIILPTSNMQSPKEESSAVSGKQDVNILNNMAGLEDSALPKCFEVNYDTSISTKSVRIDISFKTPSHTGLQTSELVKELTEQFPATIPLALVLKKFLADRSLDQSYSGGLSSYCLLEECYLFYKPGESRGYAFKIIAAKGYGEE encoded by the exons ATGACCCAGAACCAGCTTATCGACTCCCTTACATCCCATATCTCTCTCTACCACTCTACATCTGGTAATTTCAACCGTGATCCCAATCCCAATCCCAGGTCCTCGATCCTCAAATGGTTCTCTTCTCTCAGCGTCCACCAACGCCAAGCTCACCTCACGGTCGTTGATTTCAAATTCGTCCAAGTTCTCATCCAAATGGTGGCAGAAGTTCGGAAACGAGGACACGGTTTCTTCATCCTCCTGCCTGACATTCCCTCCTGCGACCCTCTGCACCTACCCAGCTTATGCTTTAAGAAGTCCCGCGGACTCTTGTCTCGTGTCTCCGAGTCCAGCGTGTCCGAAAGGATGATTTTCGAGTCCAGTCGACTATTCGGTTCCAGGGAAGGCGATAAGCTCGAGGAGTGTTCTTGTTCGTTAAAGAACATCGATTCTTTAACTGTAAGCGAGGATTTCGTCTCAAACGTGGACAAATTTGTCGAGGCAATGGACGGAGTTTCAAATGGGGCGTTTTTGAGAGGTGAAGGGGGTGACATGGCGTCCAATTGGGCTGAGTTAAATTGGTTAAAAGCGAAAGGATATTACAGTATCGAGGCCTTTGTGGCAAACAAGTTGGAGGTGGCTTTGAGACTCTCATGGATGAGCTTgaataatggaaaaaaaagatcGGTAAAGGTCAAAGAAAAGGCTAGCGCAATTGGCATGGCGACAAACGTGTTTTGGAGGAAGAAGGGATGCGTGGACTGGTGGGATAAATTGGATGCTTCgtcaaaggaaaaaatattgaCAGCAATTCTGGGAAAATCAGCAAAAAGTTTG ATACATGAGATTCTGAGATGGACTAGTGGACTTGCGGAGCATGAGATGGGGCTCTTTAGTGCGGAATGGAATAGACCGTTTAGGTACAATTGTACTATATCTCAACCAAGGTCCATGTTAACATCCCAAGCGGACCTGCATATTGACTTCAACATAATTCCAGCTGCCCATTCTGGAAAACCTTATTTGTTAACCAACATCTTTAGAAATTTGCTTGTGCTTCAGGACATTGTTACGATGGTAACATCGTGTCTTCATGATGAATACTACAAGACTAATCTATTTTATAGCACTTTGGGTTCTATCTGCGCCATCCCTGATtgtatattaagaaaattgcGGGAACTTCTTATGTTTACTTCACTTGATTGCACAAAACTTGAACTTCTAGGAGACGGGACTAGTAAGTCATTGCCTAGTAAATTAAGAGAGGATCTAGGTGCTTCCCGTCgaaggaaaaagggaaagagcCGGAAGTCGCAGAATCCTGTGCTGAGGGCATGCGCGGATGATTTATCATGCAATAAATTTCTGAAG CCTCAGGAATTTGACAAGGAGTGTGCTCATAAAGGGAGAGAAGATATAGCAGAATCCACAACTATGTCGATTATGTCGAAGGGAAATGAGACTTGTAGAGAAATTTCATCTGATGTATCTAAAACG GTACATGACGATAACACGAGTGTTGGAAAAGATCAAGGCACTGcaaggaggaagaaaaaacaCAAGAGTAAAAACTCTTGTGGGAACAGCAGATTAGTTGAAATAAAACCTTCTGTTGGGCCAGCCGTTAAATTTTCCTCTCCTTTTAGTTCTCAGGATCAGGTAGCAGAGTTGGATAATATAATCAGAAAACCTTCCATCTCAAGTATCAAGAATGATAGTTCAAATAATTATGAGAGTTCAACATTAAACTCAAGTCCTCTAGTTCCCTCTATCGAACCTAATAGCGAGTATGACAGTAGCCAAAATATTGAAGTACATGAAGTTTCTGGGTTAGCAAAATCTGTCTGCCAAATTGGTCCTGGAGAATCTCAGTTCCCAAAAGgaataattgaaaatcaaCGCTTATCATCTACTTTGGAAACTTCTACATCTTTTATGGATTGTAGTGTAGTACCTTCTCATTTGCCTTCATTAAAGCTAAAGACTATCGTCAAAAGTGATGTTAATGTGAAGGGTTCTGTGCAAACTTACGAATTAAGAGATAAATCATCTTTGTTGGATAAGCTTCCAAGAACCATTGATGTAAAGGAGAAAGTATGCTTATCTCGACATCAGCTTAGTGGTGATACTTGTAATACTAAGGCCTTGAATTCCTTGAAACATTCTCCCTATGAATGGCATGGTGTAGCTTCTTTGTATATCCCACCATTCAATTCACATCTCCCACCTGCTACTGATAGACTACATTTAGATGTTGGTCATAATTGGCACAACCATTTCCGTCGGTCTTTTGCACCTGCAATGCATCAATCAAGAAATTCTTCTGTTAAAGGTGTTTGTAATCCAGTTATGACTCGACCAGTGTTAATGAGTCTAGATTGGCCCCCAGTCTTACGGAGTGCTTCTGGCCTGGCTTCAACAATGATGTCAAATCATGATATTGGGTTTCTTACTAGGAGACAATCTTCTTTTTGTCAGGGGTTCCCCACTAACAGCAATCAAATTAGCACGGAAGATGAGTACTCTGGTAATCTCACTGATTTTCCTGATTTGTCAAACAATCAAGATCTAGCAGAGGAGTGTGATGGAAACTGGATATCGGAGGAAGAATTGGAAATGCATGCAGTTTCTGGGATAGACTATAATCAGTATTTTGGTGGTGGTGTAATGTACTGGAACCCTTCTGATCATCATGGGACAGGGTTCTCTCGACCTCCTTCTCTGAGTTCTGATGATAGCTCATGGGCTTGGCGTGAAGCTGACATGAACAGGACTGTTGATGATATGGttgctttctcttcttcttacaGTAATGGGTTGACTTCCCCAACTTCTACttcattttgttctccttctgATCCAGTGGGTTCTGGAAAGCAGGCTCTTGGTTATGTGGTTCAAGGGTCTGATCTACCTAACAACATGCTTCATTCCTCACCAACTATGAAAGACACGGTGACAGAGGAGGATGCTCCTAGATCTTCGCCAAATTTGCCCAGTGATGTTGAAGGGAAGACAGGCGACTCACATTCATTTCCGATCTTGCGCCCTATTGTTGTTCCAAGTATGTCAAGGGAAAGATCAAGATCTGAGTTCTGCCATGGTCGTGATCATAAAAGCCCATGTATCCCTCCCACTAGGAGAGAGCAATCTCGAGTAAAGCGTCCACCATCTCCAGTAGTTCTTTGTGTTCCACGGGCGCCAATACCACCTCCACCTTCTCCTGTAAGTGATTCCAGGAAGCAGAGAGGGTTTCCAACTGTTAGATCTGGTAGCTCAAGTCCAAGGCATTGGGGTGTGAAGGGTTGGTATCCTGATGGAACTAATATGGAAGAAGCATGCTTGCGTATTGATGGTGCTGAAGTAGTATGGCCTAATTGgagaaataaaagtaaatcTAATTGCTCGACAGTTCAACCTTTATCATTAATAGCAATGTCCCAGATAGCTCTCGATCAGGAACAT CTAGATGTTGCATTTCCTCTCTTTCCACCTACTAGTGGTCGCTCTGTAAAAAAGGAATCTCTTTCTTTGATCCATAGCCGCCTACATGATGAGATCGACTCTTTCTGCAAGCAT GTTGCTGCAGAAAACATGGCTAAGAAGCCTTACATCACTTGGGCTGTTAAACGGGTCACACGGTCCCTTCAAGTCTTATGGCCCAGGTCTAGGACAAACATTTTTGGTTCAAATGCAACTGGTTTGTCCCTCCCCACGAGTGATGTGGATCTTGTGGTTTGTCTGCCTCCAGTGAGAAATTTG GAACCTATTAAAGAAGCTGGGATCTTAGAGGGACGTAATGGTATCAAGGAGACCTGCCTTCAG CATGCTGCCAGATATCTTTCCAATCAGGAATGGGTAAAAAGTGATTCTTTAAAGACGGTGGAAAATACTGCT ATACCTATTATCATGCTTGTTGTTGAAGTTCCCCATGATCTCATTATTTTGCCCACGTCAAATATGCAATCACCTAAGGAGGAATCCTCTGCTGTATCTGGAAAACAAGATGTCAACATTCTCAATAATATGGCTGGTCTAGAAGATTCTGCATTGCCAAAATGTTTTGAGGTGAATTATGATACCTCTATTAGCACCAAGTCAGTTCGCattgacatcagtttcaagacTCCATCACATACAGGACTTCAAACTTCTGAGCTG GTTAAGGAGCTGACTGAACAATTTCCAGCTACTATACCTTTGGCTTTGGTACTGAAGAAATTTTTGGCAGATCGTAGTCTTGATCAGTCCTATTCTGGCGGTTTAAGTTCTTATTGTTTG CTCGAAGAATGTTACCTTTTCTATAAACCAGGAGAATCTAGAGGTTatgcatttaaaattattgcaGCAAAAGGCTATGGAGAGGAGTAG